A genomic region of Barnesiella viscericola DSM 18177 contains the following coding sequences:
- the rsxA gene encoding electron transport complex subunit RsxA yields MLTYVSIFITAIFVNNIVLSQFLGICPFLGVSKRIDSALGMGAAVTFVMTLSTIVTYLLQTYLLMPLGLDYMQTIVFILVIAALVQLLEIIIKKIAPALYQALGVFLPLITTNCTILGVALIVIQKDMSLLEATVYAISTALGFTLALVLFAGMREQMALSRIPKAMQGTPIALVAAGLLAMAFMGFSGIKIG; encoded by the coding sequence ATGCTCACCTACGTATCTATATTTATCACCGCCATATTCGTCAACAACATCGTCCTCTCCCAGTTCCTGGGCATCTGTCCCTTCCTGGGCGTATCCAAGCGCATCGACTCGGCACTGGGCATGGGGGCAGCCGTCACCTTTGTCATGACCCTGTCGACCATCGTGACTTACCTGTTGCAGACCTATCTGCTCATGCCGCTGGGACTCGACTACATGCAGACCATCGTCTTCATTCTGGTCATCGCCGCGCTGGTGCAACTGCTCGAAATCATCATCAAGAAGATAGCCCCTGCGCTCTATCAGGCACTGGGGGTATTCCTGCCGCTCATCACCACCAACTGTACAATTCTGGGAGTTGCCCTCATCGTCATTCAAAAGGACATGAGTCTGCTCGAAGCCACGGTATACGCCATCTCGACCGCCCTCGGCTTCACGCTGGCATTGGTACTCTTTGCCGGCATGCGCGAACAGATGGCTCTCTCACGCATTCCCAAAGCCATGCAAGGCACCCCCATCGCCCTGGTAGCCGCCGGATTGCTGGCCATGGCCTTTATGGGTTTTTCGGGAATAAAGATAGGATAA
- a CDS encoding RnfABCDGE type electron transport complex subunit B, whose translation MVTSIIILSIIGLVSATLLYVISRKFHVEEDPRIDEIEAVLPGANCGGCGFAGCRNFAEQCAKATSLDNLLCPVGGNAVMQKIAPIVGMEAVEQAPRIAVVRCNGSCENRPQTSHYEGAHSCAVEAALYSGESNCNYGCLGEGDCAAACDFGGITMDPVTRLPIVDPDICIACGSCVKACPRNIIELRKRQEPRVYVACNNRDKGIIARKVCSAACIGCGKCAKSCPNGAITLADNLAYIDDSLCLSCQACVEGCPTHAIHVVGIAEKNSTINEKESALC comes from the coding sequence ATGGTAACATCGATCATCATATTAAGTATTATCGGATTGGTCAGTGCGACCCTGCTCTACGTCATCTCCCGCAAATTCCACGTGGAAGAAGACCCGCGCATCGACGAAATCGAAGCGGTGCTCCCGGGAGCCAACTGCGGCGGTTGCGGCTTTGCCGGCTGTCGCAATTTTGCGGAACAATGTGCAAAAGCTACCTCGCTCGACAATCTGTTGTGCCCCGTGGGTGGCAACGCAGTCATGCAGAAGATTGCCCCCATCGTGGGAATGGAGGCCGTGGAACAGGCACCCCGCATTGCGGTGGTACGTTGCAACGGCTCGTGTGAAAACCGGCCCCAGACCAGCCACTACGAAGGGGCCCACAGCTGTGCGGTAGAAGCCGCCCTCTACTCGGGCGAGAGCAACTGCAACTACGGCTGTCTGGGCGAAGGCGACTGTGCGGCAGCCTGCGACTTCGGGGGAATCACCATGGACCCGGTCACCCGTCTGCCCATCGTCGACCCCGACATCTGCATAGCCTGCGGCTCGTGCGTAAAGGCCTGCCCCCGCAACATCATCGAGTTGCGCAAGCGGCAGGAGCCCCGCGTCTATGTGGCCTGCAACAACCGCGACAAGGGTATCATTGCTCGCAAGGTCTGCTCGGCAGCCTGCATCGGGTGCGGCAAATGTGCCAAGAGCTGCCCCAACGGCGCCATTACCCTCGCCGACAACCTGGCCTACATCGACGACAGCCTCTGCCTCTCGTGCCAGGCCTGTGTCGAAGGGTGCCCCACCCACGCCATTCACGTGGTCGGCATAGCTGAAAAGAATAGTACAATCAACGAAAAGGAATCTGCCCTATGCTAA
- the rsxC gene encoding electron transport complex subunit RsxC, protein MLKTFRIGGIHPNEHKLTAHCPVTQVAIPRQVSIMLNQHIGAPANCIVKKGDTVKVGTLIAEASGFVSANIHSPVSGTVSKVDKTANAFGQYATTIIIDTEGDEWEESIDRSPELKEEITLSPQEIIQKIAQAGIVGLGGATFPTHVKLTPPKEFKPTVLIINATECEPYLTDDHALMLESPDQILVGCRILMKAIGVEHTCIGIENNKPDAIALLREHAARYPGITIVPLRTRYPQGGEKQLIDAILHKQVANGALPVSTGAIVQNVGTAFAVYEAVQKNKPLVDRVVTVTGDHLAKPGNYRVRLGMSMHELIDVAGGLPADCAKVILGGPMMGKAVSNIDAPVSKGCSGIVILDEQHAHRGAIEPCIRCGKCVSACPMGLEPFLLAKLSQNHLYDRAERELITSCLECGCCSYSCPSNRPILDYIRIGKNAVNRIIRSRKQS, encoded by the coding sequence ATGCTAAAAACATTTCGTATCGGGGGCATACACCCGAATGAACATAAACTGACGGCCCACTGCCCCGTGACGCAGGTCGCCATACCCCGGCAAGTCTCGATCATGCTCAACCAGCACATCGGTGCTCCGGCAAACTGTATTGTCAAGAAGGGCGATACGGTCAAGGTGGGTACACTCATAGCCGAAGCCAGCGGATTCGTTTCGGCCAACATTCACTCGCCCGTATCGGGCACCGTATCGAAGGTCGACAAAACGGCCAACGCCTTCGGCCAATACGCCACGACAATCATCATCGACACCGAGGGCGACGAGTGGGAAGAGAGCATCGACCGCTCGCCCGAACTGAAAGAGGAGATTACCCTCTCGCCCCAGGAGATTATCCAAAAGATAGCCCAGGCCGGTATCGTAGGTCTGGGTGGCGCCACCTTCCCCACACATGTGAAACTGACACCGCCCAAGGAGTTCAAACCCACGGTGCTCATCATCAACGCCACCGAGTGCGAACCCTATCTGACCGACGACCATGCCCTCATGCTCGAATCGCCCGACCAGATTCTCGTCGGGTGCCGCATTCTCATGAAGGCCATCGGTGTGGAACACACCTGTATCGGTATCGAGAACAACAAACCCGACGCCATCGCCCTGCTCCGGGAACATGCCGCCCGCTATCCCGGCATCACCATCGTGCCGTTGCGCACCCGGTATCCGCAGGGTGGCGAGAAGCAGCTCATCGACGCCATTCTGCACAAGCAGGTGGCCAACGGGGCCCTGCCCGTCTCGACCGGAGCCATCGTGCAGAACGTGGGAACAGCCTTTGCCGTCTACGAAGCCGTACAGAAGAACAAACCGCTGGTCGACCGTGTGGTGACCGTCACCGGTGATCACTTGGCCAAACCGGGTAACTACCGGGTGCGGCTGGGCATGTCGATGCACGAACTGATCGACGTAGCCGGCGGCCTGCCTGCCGACTGTGCCAAAGTGATACTGGGCGGCCCGATGATGGGCAAGGCCGTGTCGAATATCGACGCCCCCGTATCGAAAGGGTGTTCGGGTATCGTGATACTGGACGAGCAACATGCTCACCGCGGAGCCATAGAGCCCTGCATACGGTGCGGTAAATGCGTATCGGCCTGCCCCATGGGACTCGAACCTTTCCTGCTGGCCAAGCTGTCGCAGAACCATCTGTACGACCGGGCCGAACGGGAGCTCATCACCTCGTGTCTCGAATGTGGCTGCTGTTCGTACAGTTGCCCGTCGAACCGCCCGATTCTCGACTATATCCGCATCGGTAAAAATGCCGTAAACCGAATCATACGATCCAGAAAACAATCATAA
- a CDS encoding 3-methyl-2-oxobutanoate dehydrogenase subunit VorB encodes MKEEIKLMKGNEAIAHAAIRYGADGYFGYPITPQSEVMETLMEEQPWETTGMVVLQAESEVAAINMVYGGASCGKAVMTTSSSPGVSLMQEGVSYLAGAELPCLIVNVMRGGPGLGTIQPSQADYFQATKGGGHGDYHLITLAPASVQEMADFVALGFDLAFKYRNPAIILADGVIGQMMEKVVLPPFRKRRTDDEIRQQNPWATLGKPKDRKRNVVTSLELDPAIMEQNNIRFQATYKRISENEVRFEEINCEDADYLIVAFGSMSRICQKTIELAAEEGIKIGLLRPITLWPFPTEAIARQAAHVKGILSAELNAGQMVEDVRLAVNGKVKVEHFGRLGGIVPTPDEVLAALKEKLM; translated from the coding sequence ATGAAAGAAGAGATAAAACTGATGAAGGGTAACGAAGCCATTGCCCATGCCGCTATACGTTATGGAGCCGATGGTTACTTCGGATACCCCATTACCCCGCAGTCGGAGGTGATGGAAACACTCATGGAAGAGCAACCGTGGGAAACGACCGGTATGGTTGTATTGCAGGCCGAGAGCGAAGTCGCTGCCATCAACATGGTGTATGGCGGTGCCAGCTGCGGCAAGGCGGTCATGACGACCTCGTCGAGCCCCGGTGTAAGTTTGATGCAGGAGGGTGTCTCCTATCTGGCAGGAGCCGAGTTGCCCTGCTTGATTGTCAACGTGATGCGGGGAGGCCCGGGTCTCGGAACCATACAACCGAGTCAAGCCGACTACTTCCAGGCTACCAAAGGCGGTGGTCACGGCGACTACCACCTGATTACGCTGGCTCCCGCTTCGGTACAGGAGATGGCCGATTTCGTTGCATTAGGCTTCGACCTCGCCTTCAAATATCGCAACCCCGCCATTATCCTGGCCGACGGTGTTATCGGACAGATGATGGAGAAGGTGGTTCTGCCCCCCTTCCGCAAACGTCGTACCGACGATGAGATACGCCAACAGAACCCGTGGGCCACGCTGGGAAAACCCAAGGATCGCAAACGGAACGTAGTTACCTCGCTCGAACTCGACCCGGCCATCATGGAGCAGAATAACATTCGCTTCCAGGCTACCTACAAACGCATCAGCGAAAACGAGGTGCGCTTTGAAGAGATCAACTGCGAAGACGCCGATTACCTGATTGTCGCCTTCGGATCGATGTCCCGAATCTGCCAGAAGACCATCGAACTGGCTGCCGAAGAGGGTATCAAGATAGGTCTGTTGCGCCCCATCACGCTGTGGCCCTTCCCCACGGAAGCCATCGCCCGGCAGGCCGCTCACGTGAAAGGCATACTCTCGGCCGAACTCAATGCCGGCCAGATGGTAGAAGATGTTCGCCTGGCCGTCAACGGGAAAGTGAAGGTAGAGCACTTCGGTCGCCTGGGAGGTATCGTTCCCACGCCCGATGAAGTTCTGGCCGCCTTGAAAGAGAAATTAATGTAA
- a CDS encoding 4Fe-4S binding protein has translation MAKIKGAVVVNKERCKGCELCVVACPSQVLALQPTEVNDRGYHYAFMQNPDACIGCASCGLVCPDGCITVYKVKL, from the coding sequence ATGGCTAAAATAAAAGGCGCTGTTGTCGTTAACAAAGAACGTTGCAAAGGCTGCGAACTATGTGTGGTCGCCTGTCCCAGTCAGGTTCTCGCATTACAGCCTACCGAAGTTAATGACAGAGGTTATCATTATGCTTTCATGCAAAATCCCGATGCCTGTATCGGGTGTGCAAGTTGTGGGCTCGTATGCCCCGACGGGTGTATCACCGTATATAAAGTAAAATTGTAA
- a CDS encoding DUF4252 domain-containing protein, translating to MKFRIFTLFLTVMLASFLHTALADTPIDALFTRIKNLPDAEYSEEKLNKSGLKGAFEGVKSIEVTEASLDETTYQTLRKEIVKEDYTPHELLLDTQDGDELVKIFMLKSKKKVSEVVILELDKEGINLVRFKGNLKSEILKNK from the coding sequence ATGAAATTCCGGATATTCACATTGTTCCTGACTGTTATGCTGGCCTCGTTCCTGCACACAGCCTTGGCCGACACGCCCATAGACGCCCTGTTCACACGAATCAAGAATCTGCCCGATGCCGAATACAGCGAGGAGAAACTGAACAAATCGGGTCTCAAAGGTGCCTTTGAAGGGGTCAAGAGCATCGAGGTGACCGAAGCCTCTCTCGATGAGACAACCTATCAAACACTGAGAAAGGAGATTGTAAAGGAAGATTACACCCCCCATGAACTATTGCTCGACACCCAGGACGGAGACGAACTGGTCAAGATTTTCATGCTGAAATCGAAGAAAAAGGTGTCCGAGGTTGTTATCCTCGAACTTGACAAGGAGGGAATCAACCTGGTGCGATTCAAAGGGAATCTGAAATCGGAGATTCTTAAAAACAAATAA
- a CDS encoding RnfABCDGE type electron transport complex subunit D: protein MELTVSPAPHIHGRLSASQCMYSVIIALLPAFAVSLYFFGVGALIVTLTSILSCIVIEYLIQKFLLKEKPTIGDGSAILTGLLLGFNLPSNLPIWIVIIGSVVAIGITKMAFGGLGNNLFNPALAGRVFLLISFPTYMTQWPLPVSSRWSYTDAETGATLLSKLKEEGSQWIGQVNISDLWIGNQGGSLGEVGAIALLIGFAFLLYRRIISWHIPVSILATVFVFSFALGLGEELSATQPAGAWQHAFDFALIQLLSGGLLLGAIYMATDYVTSPMTSRGMVIYGIGIGLLTVIIRQWGGYPEGVSFAILIMNAFTPLINNYIKPKRYGRA from the coding sequence ATGGAACTAACCGTATCACCTGCTCCTCACATACACGGCCGACTGTCGGCCTCGCAGTGTATGTACAGCGTCATCATCGCCCTGTTGCCGGCGTTCGCTGTATCGCTCTATTTCTTTGGAGTCGGAGCCTTAATCGTCACACTCACCTCGATACTCTCGTGTATCGTTATCGAATATCTCATACAAAAATTTCTGCTGAAAGAGAAACCCACCATCGGCGACGGCTCGGCCATACTCACCGGTCTGCTGCTGGGTTTCAACCTGCCCTCCAACCTGCCGATATGGATTGTCATCATCGGCTCGGTGGTAGCGATAGGCATCACCAAGATGGCTTTCGGCGGACTGGGCAACAACCTCTTCAACCCCGCCCTGGCCGGCCGGGTATTCCTGCTCATCTCCTTCCCCACCTACATGACGCAATGGCCGTTGCCCGTCTCCTCGCGATGGAGCTATACCGATGCCGAGACGGGTGCCACCCTCCTTTCCAAGTTGAAGGAAGAAGGCAGCCAGTGGATTGGTCAGGTCAACATCTCGGACCTGTGGATTGGCAACCAGGGCGGAAGCCTGGGCGAGGTGGGTGCCATCGCCCTGCTCATCGGGTTTGCCTTCCTGCTGTACCGACGCATCATCAGCTGGCATATCCCCGTGTCGATACTGGCCACGGTATTCGTGTTCAGTTTTGCCCTGGGACTGGGCGAAGAGCTGAGTGCCACGCAACCGGCGGGAGCCTGGCAACACGCCTTTGACTTTGCCCTGATCCAACTGCTCTCGGGCGGACTGCTGCTGGGAGCCATCTACATGGCAACCGACTACGTCACCTCGCCCATGACCTCGCGGGGTATGGTCATCTACGGGATAGGCATCGGGCTTCTCACCGTCATTATCCGTCAATGGGGAGGCTATCCCGAAGGGGTATCGTTTGCGATTCTTATCATGAACGCCTTCACCCCGCTTATCAATAATTATATCAAACCTAAACGTTACGGGAGGGCTTAA
- a CDS encoding thiamine pyrophosphate-dependent enzyme: MDINEIIKPENLVYTKPRLMNDNPMHYCPGCSHGVVHKLIAEVIEEMGIEEETIGIAPVGCAVFAYNYIDVDWIEAAHGRAPAIATAVKRLNPKKMVFTYQGDGDLAAIGTAETIHACNRGENIAIIFINNGIYGMTGGQMAPTTLEGMKTSTCPYGRNVALNGYPLRIAELVERVDGTCYVTRQSVHTPASIRKAKKAIRLAFENSMAGKGTSLVEIVSTCNSGWKMTPVKANQWMEEHMFAKYPMGDLKNV; the protein is encoded by the coding sequence ATGGATATCAACGAAATTATAAAGCCCGAAAACCTGGTTTACACGAAACCTCGGCTCATGAACGATAATCCCATGCACTACTGCCCGGGTTGCAGCCACGGCGTAGTACATAAACTGATTGCCGAAGTCATAGAAGAAATGGGTATTGAAGAAGAGACGATAGGTATCGCACCGGTGGGTTGCGCCGTATTTGCCTACAACTATATCGACGTCGACTGGATCGAGGCCGCCCACGGACGGGCACCCGCCATCGCCACAGCCGTGAAACGACTCAACCCCAAGAAGATGGTATTCACCTATCAGGGCGACGGCGACTTGGCAGCCATCGGTACCGCCGAGACGATTCACGCCTGCAACCGGGGAGAGAACATTGCCATCATATTCATCAACAACGGTATCTATGGAATGACCGGCGGTCAAATGGCCCCCACGACACTCGAAGGCATGAAGACCTCGACCTGCCCCTACGGCCGTAACGTAGCCTTGAACGGATACCCCTTGCGCATCGCCGAACTGGTAGAACGTGTCGACGGTACCTGCTACGTAACCCGTCAGAGCGTACACACCCCCGCCTCGATACGTAAAGCCAAGAAAGCCATTCGGCTGGCCTTTGAAAACTCGATGGCCGGCAAAGGTACATCGCTGGTCGAAATCGTATCGACCTGTAACTCGGGTTGGAAGATGACTCCTGTAAAAGCCAACCAATGGATGGAGGAGCACATGTTTGCCAAATACCCGATGGGAGACCTCAAAAACGTATAA
- a CDS encoding RnfABCDGE type electron transport complex subunit G produces MKKKESTFWNMLWSLTLITAVAGGLLGYTYQLTEEPIARATKASREKAIQQVIPAYDNSPIDEQLTYTVHNEYGETTATIYPAKKGGELAGAAVECSNNTGYGGEIRIIVGFEADGTIKDFRVLKHQETPGLGAKMGDWFRTDKNKQNIIGKSPETTNFHVTKDSGDIDAITAATITSRAFLAAVRTAYAAYTESLKGGNHE; encoded by the coding sequence ATGAAGAAAAAAGAGTCTACATTCTGGAATATGCTTTGGTCGCTCACCCTCATCACGGCCGTGGCCGGCGGACTGTTGGGCTATACCTACCAACTTACCGAAGAGCCCATAGCCCGGGCCACCAAAGCCAGTCGGGAGAAAGCCATTCAACAGGTAATCCCCGCCTATGACAACTCGCCCATCGACGAGCAACTGACCTACACCGTACACAACGAATACGGCGAAACGACCGCTACCATCTATCCCGCCAAGAAAGGGGGTGAACTGGCCGGTGCTGCCGTCGAGTGCAGCAACAATACCGGTTACGGCGGCGAGATTCGCATCATCGTCGGGTTTGAGGCCGACGGTACCATCAAGGACTTCCGGGTGCTGAAACATCAGGAGACTCCCGGACTCGGAGCCAAGATGGGCGACTGGTTCCGCACCGACAAAAACAAACAGAACATCATCGGGAAATCTCCCGAAACCACCAATTTCCACGTAACAAAAGATTCGGGCGACATCGACGCCATTACCGCCGCCACCATCACCTCGCGAGCCTTCCTGGCCGCCGTGCGCACGGCATACGCTGCCTACACCGAATCGCTGAAAGGAGGGAATCATGAATAA
- a CDS encoding 2-oxoacid:acceptor oxidoreductase family protein — MKEEIIIAGFGGQGVLSMGKILAYSGLMEGKEVTWMPSYGPEQRGGTANVTVILSDERISSPVLNSFDVAVILNQPSLEKFESKVKPGGILIYDGYGIHHPPTRTDINVYRINAMEAAIEMNNTKALNMIVLGGLLKLKPMVSMENVLKGLKKSLPERHHNLIPLNEKAIMKGMEIIQKA; from the coding sequence ATGAAAGAAGAAATTATCATAGCCGGATTCGGCGGACAAGGCGTACTCTCGATGGGTAAGATATTGGCCTACTCCGGACTGATGGAAGGCAAGGAGGTTACCTGGATGCCTTCATACGGACCCGAACAACGCGGCGGTACGGCCAACGTGACCGTAATCCTCAGCGACGAGCGCATCAGCTCACCGGTATTGAACTCGTTCGACGTAGCGGTGATTCTCAATCAACCCTCGCTCGAAAAATTCGAGAGCAAGGTGAAACCGGGCGGTATCCTCATTTACGACGGATACGGAATACACCACCCCCCCACGCGTACCGACATCAACGTGTACCGCATCAACGCCATGGAGGCTGCCATTGAGATGAACAACACCAAGGCATTGAACATGATTGTATTGGGAGGTCTGTTGAAACTGAAACCGATGGTGAGCATGGAGAATGTGCTGAAAGGACTTAAAAAGTCGCTGCCCGAGCGTCACCACAACCTCATTCCCCTGAATGAGAAAGCCATCATGAAAGGCATGGAGATTATTCAAAAGGCGTAA
- a CDS encoding RnfABCDGE type electron transport complex subunit E, protein MNKTKILLNGLIKENPTFVLLLGMCPTLGTTTSAMGGLGMGLSTLFVLICSNVVISMVKNLIPDKVRIPAYIVIIATFVTILQLCMQAYLPDLYATLGLFIPLIVVNCILLGRAEAFAAKHTPGESFFDGLGIGLGFTVALTLLGCVREFLGTGHIFGFPIYPEEYGSLIFILAPGAFIALGFLIAIIHTFKTR, encoded by the coding sequence ATGAATAAGACAAAAATCCTTTTGAACGGGCTCATCAAAGAGAACCCCACCTTTGTCCTGCTGCTGGGCATGTGCCCCACGCTGGGTACCACCACCTCGGCCATGGGAGGCCTGGGCATGGGACTCTCCACCCTGTTCGTACTCATCTGCTCGAATGTCGTGATATCGATGGTCAAGAACCTGATTCCCGACAAGGTGAGAATACCGGCCTACATCGTCATCATCGCCACCTTTGTGACCATCTTGCAACTCTGCATGCAGGCCTACCTGCCCGACCTCTACGCCACGCTGGGACTCTTCATTCCGCTGATTGTCGTCAACTGCATCTTGCTGGGACGGGCCGAGGCATTTGCCGCCAAGCATACCCCCGGCGAGTCGTTCTTCGACGGACTGGGTATCGGTCTGGGCTTCACCGTAGCCCTCACCCTGCTGGGTTGCGTGCGCGAGTTCCTGGGTACCGGCCACATCTTCGGGTTCCCGATCTACCCCGAAGAGTATGGCTCGCTCATCTTCATTCTCGCCCCCGGTGCCTTCATCGCCCTGGGATTCTTAATTGCCATTATCCATACCTTTAAAACCCGGTAA
- a CDS encoding SoxR reducing system RseC family protein: MKRPDIEHEGIVTGITPSHILVRILQQSACAGCHAASLCATAEQKEKIIEVKNDGTPVRTGDKVVVTLAAKSGYKALWLTAVLPLLLIVLSLVVTTWVGASELVTGLCALLVPVIYYILLYFYRDRLKKQFTFFLKKTFVS, translated from the coding sequence ATGAAACGACCCGATATAGAACACGAAGGTATTGTAACGGGAATCACCCCATCGCACATCTTGGTGCGCATTCTGCAACAGTCGGCCTGTGCCGGTTGCCATGCTGCCTCGTTGTGTGCCACTGCCGAACAGAAAGAGAAAATCATCGAGGTAAAGAACGATGGCACTCCCGTGCGGACAGGCGACAAGGTGGTGGTCACGCTTGCCGCCAAGTCGGGCTACAAAGCCTTGTGGCTCACAGCCGTTCTACCGCTTTTGCTCATCGTGCTCTCGCTCGTGGTCACCACCTGGGTCGGTGCGAGCGAACTCGTCACAGGCCTCTGCGCCCTGCTGGTGCCTGTGATTTACTATATCCTGCTCTACTTCTACCGCGACCGGTTGAAAAAGCAATTTACATTCTTCCTGAAAAAAACATTTGTCTCATAA
- a CDS encoding RNA polymerase sigma factor, translated as MTHQEFKTRFLPYYQKLYRLAFRYLGNECDAEDMVQNAYLKLWEKQEFLDGLDSDEAYAVTLLKHLCLDKLRSSTPPTDNESTLANEIEPAPPPDRAMEQREDMKRLLRLIAELPENQRQVLLLRHFEEKSNAEIEQETGLSNANIRVLLSRARKTIKELFTPKI; from the coding sequence ATGACTCACCAAGAGTTTAAGACCAGATTCCTGCCCTACTATCAAAAGCTCTATCGCCTGGCCTTCCGCTACCTGGGAAACGAATGCGATGCCGAGGATATGGTACAGAATGCCTACCTGAAACTGTGGGAGAAACAGGAGTTTCTCGACGGACTCGATAGCGACGAGGCCTATGCCGTGACCCTGTTGAAGCACCTCTGCCTCGACAAACTGCGCAGTTCGACGCCCCCGACCGACAACGAGTCGACACTGGCCAACGAGATAGAACCGGCCCCACCACCCGACAGGGCCATGGAGCAGCGAGAGGATATGAAACGCTTGCTTCGCCTCATAGCCGAACTCCCCGAGAACCAGCGACAGGTCTTGCTACTGAGACATTTCGAGGAGAAGAGCAACGCCGAGATTGAACAGGAGACGGGATTGAGCAACGCCAACATACGGGTACTGCTCTCCCGGGCCAGAAAAACGATTAAAGAACTATTTACCCCAAAGATATGA
- a CDS encoding anti-sigma factor family protein, whose amino-acid sequence MTTQELRKQIDRFFEGQLSEADEQALRDYLAAHEVPREFLEEKRIVLALVPRTPEIPDGLEERLSAFIDRLPARKRATRIAPVWRWVSGVAAALILASAAGLYFTRQPAAPKLSDQEMYACAEAQRALILVSQKLNKGARQWQGAQQEIVKTNQIINKHLKFK is encoded by the coding sequence ATGACTACACAAGAGTTACGAAAACAGATAGACCGTTTCTTTGAAGGCCAGCTGTCGGAAGCCGACGAACAGGCATTGCGAGACTATTTGGCCGCTCACGAAGTACCCCGGGAGTTCCTCGAAGAGAAGCGTATCGTCCTTGCGCTCGTCCCCCGCACGCCCGAGATTCCCGACGGGCTGGAAGAGCGACTGTCGGCCTTTATCGACCGCCTGCCCGCCCGCAAGCGGGCGACCCGCATCGCTCCGGTATGGCGATGGGTCAGCGGTGTGGCAGCCGCCCTGATACTGGCTTCGGCCGCCGGGCTCTACTTTACCCGCCAACCGGCTGCTCCCAAGCTCAGCGACCAGGAGATGTATGCCTGCGCCGAAGCCCAACGGGCCCTGATACTCGTCTCGCAGAAACTCAACAAGGGAGCCCGGCAATGGCAGGGGGCTCAACAAGAGATTGTAAAAACCAACCAGATTATCAACAAGCACTTAAAATTCAAATAA
- a CDS encoding DUF4252 domain-containing protein, whose product MKTKILLAALVLLGSTSTLLAGNCIDKLSRSITRLPNVEKVTLTPLVLNLIKPFSPEMKGINSMNILNAEELAATDYNQLKKLLNQCNDNGYETLVSTNEEDEMARILMKIEKEKIREIVIISLEKDEVSFIRIKGAIDPEQLNAIIENNK is encoded by the coding sequence ATGAAAACAAAAATCTTACTTGCCGCTTTGGTCCTGCTCGGCAGCACCTCTACCCTGCTGGCCGGGAACTGCATCGACAAGCTGTCCCGTTCAATCACCCGTCTGCCTAATGTCGAAAAAGTAACTCTCACCCCGCTGGTACTGAACCTCATCAAACCCTTCTCGCCCGAAATGAAGGGAATCAATTCGATGAACATTCTCAACGCCGAAGAGCTTGCGGCCACCGACTACAACCAACTGAAAAAACTATTGAACCAATGCAACGACAACGGCTATGAAACGCTCGTATCCACAAACGAAGAGGACGAGATGGCCCGTATCCTGATGAAAATCGAAAAAGAGAAAATCAGAGAGATCGTCATCATCTCACTCGAGAAGGACGAGGTCAGTTTCATTCGCATCAAGGGTGCGATAGACCCCGAGCAATTGAACGCAATCATTGAAAACAACAAGTAA